One segment of Rhipicephalus microplus isolate Deutch F79 unplaced genomic scaffold, USDA_Rmic scaffold_196, whole genome shotgun sequence DNA contains the following:
- the LOC142791891 gene encoding histone H2A-like: protein MSGRGKGGKAKGKSKTRSSRAGLQFPVGRIHRLLRKGNYAERVGAGAPVYLAAVLEYLAAEVLELAGNAARDNKKTRIIPRHLQLAIRNDEELNKLLSGVTIAQGGVLPNIQAVLLPKKTEKKA, encoded by the coding sequence atgtccggacgtggcaagggcggcaaggcgaaaggcaagagcaagacccgttctagccgcgcggggcttcagttccccgtgggccgtattcaccgcctcctacgcaagggaaactacgccgagcgcgtcggagctggcgctccggtctacctggctgccgtactcgagtacctggccgccgaggtgctcgagctggcgggcaacgccgctcgtgacaacaagaagacccggatcatcccccgtcacttgcagctcgccatccgcaacgacgaggagctgaacaaactgctttccggcgtcaccatcgcgcagggcggtgtgttgcccaacattcaagccgtgcttcttccaaagaagacggagaagaaggcgtaa